The DNA window TCCAAACCAGCACTGGAAACACCTAAATCATATCAAATAATAGTTAAAAGTTAACACACTAATATCGGTATGTATGTTGAGCGCTACTAAAGTGAACAAAACCCAACCTGCACTCAGAAGATACATGCCATCTTCAGTAACTTTTAATCCAGTAACCGCACCGTAATGAGCAGTGGCACGATCCTGAGTTGACAACATCCCTGGATGTAATCTCTGCCTTAATGGTCCTTTTgcagaaattttattaataggTGACAGTTTCATACTATAACCATTGGCGGCTTTCTTTTGTGCTGCTCGGCTTTTTACTGACGAACTTGGGACTATGGCAGACTTTGATGTAGAAAccttaaaaaattacaaaaaacatTATGAATATTTGCTTCTTTAGTTACTATTAATAAACTGATTTTATATTCTTTGAGCACATCTCTCAAAATTGAAATTAGAGCTAATACTTAACAAAAAGCAGCAAATACTAACATTAAAACAATGATATAAGCAAGAACATTGTGAAAAAGGCCATAAATTTTTCTCCAGTGCTAAAAGGTTATTCCTAACCTACTCAGAGAAATATGAGAGAATGAACACCTTATTAGCAGCAGATCGTTCCAGAATCGGTGGGCGTCTCCCCAGCTGAGATTGGGACTGGTCTAAAACAAGAAAACATCCGGCACGTCTGATGTCCCAAAAACGTATTGCACCATCGCACCCCCCGGTAACCAAAACCCACTCACTTGAAGTAGACCATTCCACCGTCATCACACCATCTAcagttaaaaataatataatccgCTCATGAATGCAAGAATTAATATAGTTAAACATAAGTTTGATAGATACAGAGAATTTCAGAAGCTATAAAAAGAATATAATTCACAAAACTACTAGCTTAGTTGGTGAACCTGCAATAGGGTTTCATTATCATAAACTTTGAACTAATCTTTTCCATTTTATTATGTGAGTAAATAACAAAGTACGGAAACAGTCGAAGAAAAGTGAAAATTAAAGTTATTGGGCTAACTCAACCTAACAAAAGCGGCTTGTTAAGAGAGGATTTCCTCACCTAATTAAGTGGATCGAACCCACAGCATGGACCATGCCAAACAACTGTGAACAAATCGATATTAAGGGAACCCAACCAAAATTGCAAAACTGAACCCGCTCTATACTATATTAGGAGAGTTATTGAGCCTAACTCAAGCTCTCACCTTATTAAGTGGATCAAGTAACATATCACATGAGTTTAATACAACTAGCAAAACATTCTAACTTAACAAAAACCCAAATGGAGCAATGGAATTACAATATGAATAAGGGAACAGTGAAAGAAAGTGAAACGAATTAAGCATACCACGGTGACCGGAAAGTGTATGAGCAAATGCCCCTGAAGCAATATCACAGAGACGAACTTGAACATCTTCAGTTCCAGCAGCAATCAACATGTGGGATGTTGATAAAGAAGACATGGCAGTCTTATAAACCTTTCCGGGCATCTTAAAAGTATTGACTACCTGCGTGGTGTTTGTATCCCAAACGTTAATATGATGGTCGAAAGAACCAGTGATGAACAAACCTGTGTCCACAGGATACCATATGGCGGAGGAAACAGCATACTTATGACCATTTTCATGGCTCTTGTCAACCACGAATAAACACTTATGCTTAGCTATAACTCCACCTCCTTCAAACTCGGTAGGACGTTGGATATCGTAAACGGCAGCTGAAGCATCAGAAGAACCAGACAACAAGTATCGGCCCTCAGTCAAATCGACCTGGTTTCATGATTCAAAATTCAAAAGAGCTGGGCATCAACAGAATGttctttatttgaaaataaaaagattGATGTGCAGTGAAAAGTTTACCTGAAGAGAATTGATAGAACCTCTATGAGCTGAGACGATATCTTTGTGATTGGATAATTTGAGCTTCTCAACGCGGTTCCACTTAATGCGATTCGCGAACCAATTTGGGCGAGTTTTGCCCTCTTCTCTGTCTCCGATCTCCCTCCACATTTCCGGAGCATCTTCGTCCTCGCGCACGGCGGTCCTCtcactctctttcttctctctctttctctcttctctcttctatctgagattttctcgttttggcAAATCAATGGTTTGGTTGTGTTTCTGTTGTTTCTTTCTAATTCTGGTGGAATATGGAAAAGTCGACCTTTACTTTGGGTCTGGGGTTTATTATTTGTCTTATCATCTGTCACACACACCAAAACGACCATGAATATCGTTAAAACGACACTTATAAACACCACTTCACTATTCATCAATTTTTGGTGAAAGGAACTAAATTAGGATGGAAACAAAATATTTGACATGGAAAAGAGTTAAATGATTTGATCCCAGTTGTTTCTGGTAGAGAAAAACTAAACATTACATTGGCTTTTAtgaaaattagattttgaaaaagttagaatAAACTAGCTTTGGTGTGTGTTTTTATTATGAAAAGAATAATTTGTGGTATATAAGAGTGATTTATGGATTTTAGGATTGAAATGACACTTTCAAATGAAGGTAAAATAGACGTTGAAGAGTGTTTTAAGGTCTTAGGATTTAAGATTTGGAGTTTCAATAATGGAAGTTGTTAACttgaaatttttttctcatgACGTGGACACCAATATTTGATATCTGGCAAGAAAGATAATATCTCGGAGTTGAGTAGTCCCGAATCATAGTGGTCGACCTGAGAGGAGTCTCTAACCCTGCACCCAAGTTAACTCCAGGAACTCGAAAATGGGTATTCGAACTCCGATAAGTCGTTTCCAACTCACTATCTTTTAGTATTCTGTACCATGAAGCATCCAAGGCTAGGCCACGGGAGCTGAAAATACACGAATGAACACCTCAAAAATCAACTTGGACACCTAGGGTTTCACCCAGCACCCAAGTTAACAAccccaactagggttttagtttttgggcccgTCTTAGTGCAAATGGGTCAAACTTTGCATTGGGACATGAACTAGACATACCACTgacatatttgaggcatcagAATCAAATTCGGAGAACTTTCACTTTTGAGCACCCGGACACTCCAACACTTAGGTTGACAAACTGTCAACCTGGGCCACTTCCAAGTATAAGATTGAAAAATTGACTTGTGCATCTTCTTCGTCTTCATCAAAAATGAGGAAACAAGTGCTTTTGGGGAAGAAATAGCCCATCCTGGGTGCCAAAACAAGGGAccaacgcccaggttgacacttGGGGTTGGCCTAGCGCCCTGTCAACCTGGACCAATTGAGAGGaatttttctgaaaattcttcCGAGAATATTCTCTTTCTTCATCAAAGattaagattcaactattttcGGGGATCAAGCGGAATTTCCAGATGGCCTGAAACTGGATCTAGTGCCCAAGTTGACACCTGGCACTAGGCCTAGCACCCAtgttgacatattgtcaaccCGGGCTATTTCCAATCAGTTTTTCGAAAAAGTGTTCTAGGtatttttttatcatcataAATAATGAAGATACAAGCAAACTCGAGAAGAAAACCACAAGTCTAAGGGCATGAAAGTTATGcccagtgcccaggttgacaatcaaCCTGGTACGCTGGTTTTGatcattcaaatgccaatttgGCTTTGAGAATTCTCTCCAAAATGGTCAAAAACGGGGCAAGAGACCTCATCCTCAAGTTCTAGAATCTTGGAAGCATCAAAAAAGCATCCTGGAAGCTTCAAAATAATCACTcagcacccaggttgacatgTGGCTTGGTGCGCTTGTTCTGCTTATCCGATTCTGATTTTGTCTTAATAACTCATCtagtttttaataataaataagagCTATGAATTCAAAAGAGTCAAATTCACAACTTCATATTTTTCACTTTTTCGACAAGGTGAATTACTTGTAAACTGGATAGTTTTGAGTCTCTCGTTTTTGCAAAATAACAACATCTTCGAGAACTGGTGACTAGCTTTGCTAGAACACAAAAATGGACTATGTGATgtcaaaatataacttaggcATCAAAAGATACATCCCCGACACGTTTTCTTACTCACCTAGCGTCCAggttgtcaacttgggcgctagACAACCTGGATGCTGGGCCCAAAATAACCTTCAATAAAATGGTCATAACTCACTAAATATTGATCTGATTGACACAATTCAACTTGCGTTTGAAGCTATATCAATGCTTCATCAAGTCATGTCTTAGACTTTATTTACAAATCTGAAGCTATTGACTCCAAAATTTACCCCAAGGGAGTTACGAATTTGAGTTGTAACTTACCATGAGTGGGTCTTGCCGGTGCAACTCAAGCTCCGAAAATTGACGATCAACCTCCGAAGTTAATTTTCATCGTTAGATCATAATCTATGGTCAAAATAGCCTAAATgtatttctcatattttttgGATTATTTTATTCCCATTTAATGGGACCTCATTCccctataaaaggagagctccaCTAGCTCAATTTTACAGTCTAGAAAAGTAGTCGTAAGGTTAGAGCCTATCTCTCtagtttctctctctagaaattgGAGCATCCAGACTTAACCATTTTTTTGTAATCCATCTCATGAGAAATTAAACTTGAAGTAGACATAGCTTCATTAATGTCACAATACagggagtgaactactataaatttctTATGTCTCTCTTATATATACTTAACTTATTCTCGCCAATCTAACAAGTGAGaagttataaaatatttaaagattcaaattaaatatatacacaTCAGATCCTTTaaacttcttcttcattttaaagctttttaaaatttcactatatatgctttatatttataaaatactattcatttatataaatattagaatAATTAGCAAATTTGCTCCCTGAACTTATGTCACTACCGAGTTGTGGCTCCTAAAATATAAGGGCTGTTAAAAAATCTCCCTAATATATAATCAGTATATTATTGCATCCCTTCTGTTGGGTTTTTTAACAGACACCTGTTTATTTGCTGATATGGCATAAGATTAAAGGTTAAAATTGTAATTGACTCAGGTTGGAGGGAAAAATAACGGGATCcctttctttttgtataattatttttttaaaaataacaaaatatgaaaagggaagaaattaaaaaaaaaataaccgtTGTTGAATAAAAGCCTAAAATTCTGATAAACCCCATTTTAAAGTCTCCTCTGTAAAGAAACAAACAATGacctgtttcaaaaaaaaaaaaaaagaacaaacacTCCCAATTTAGGGCAAAAATTCTGATAAAAGTGAAACAATTGTGCAAGAAATTTTAATGggaaagaaaagggtttcttcCTCGAGGAAGAAGAGAGGGTACCCGAGGTCGACACCTGAACGGTTAGGGATCGATGTCCCCTTTTACGATAAGCTTcgtgttttctttttcttcttttttgttcttctttctgAAACACTATTGATATTGAATGTCTGAAACAATgctaaaaatttaagaaaatatatgttttttatAAAACCCCGTTCGTACTAGTTTTTATACATGTAAGAAATGGGGtttttagtcattttattttgtttgttt is part of the Cannabis sativa cultivar Pink pepper isolate KNU-18-1 chromosome 5, ASM2916894v1, whole genome shotgun sequence genome and encodes:
- the LOC115717036 gene encoding WD repeat-containing protein ATCSA-1 isoform X1, which codes for MWREIGDREEGKTRPNWFANRIKWNRVEKLKLSNHKDIVSAHRGSINSLQVDLTEGRYLLSGSSDASAAVYDIQRPTEFEGGGVIAKHKCLFVVDKSHENGHKYAVSSAIWYPVDTGLFITGSFDHHINVWDTNTTQVVNTFKMPGKVYKTAMSSLSTSHMLIAAGTEDVQVRLCDIASGAFAHTLSGHRDGVMTVEWSTSSEWVLVTGGCDGAIRFWDIRRAGCFLVLDQSQSQLGRRPPILERSAANKVSTSKSAIVPSSSVKSRAAQKKAANGYSMKLSPINKISAKGPLRQRLHPGMLSTQDRATAHYGAVTGLKVTEDGMYLLSAGSDSRLRLWDVESGRNTLVNFETVRMQTSKPIQLATSQNPSLVFVPCMTTVKAFDMWSGTTSLTFCGHYESVNCCWFSSQDQELFTGGNDRQILVWSPSRLLPDKMVPNIQTILLYCLFCIIVL
- the LOC115717036 gene encoding WD repeat-containing protein ATCSA-1 isoform X2, with translation MWREIGDREEGKTRPNWFANRIKWNRVEKLKLSNHKDIVSAHRGSINSLQVDLTEGRYLLSGSSDASAAVYDIQRPTEFEGGGVIAKHKCLFVVDKSHENGHKYAVSSAIWYPVDTGLFITGSFDHHINVWDTNTTQVVNTFKMPGKVYKTAMSSLSTSHMLIAAGTEDVQVRLCDIASGAFAHTLSGHRDGVMTVEWSTSSEWVLVTGGCDGAIRFWDIRRAGCFLVLDQSQSQLGRRPPILERSAANKVSTSKSAIVPSSSVKSRAAQKKAANGYSMKLSPINKISAKGPLRQRLHPGMLSTQDRATAHYGAVTGLKVTEDGMYLLSAGSDSRLRLWDVESGRNTLVNFETVRMQTSKPIQLATSQNPSLVFVPCMTTVKAFDMWSGTTSLTFCGHYESVNCCWFSSQDQELFTGGNDRQILVWSPSRLLPDKMDDGPVEDKDNWSD